Proteins found in one Onychomys torridus chromosome 21, mOncTor1.1, whole genome shotgun sequence genomic segment:
- the Id2 gene encoding DNA-binding protein inhibitor ID-2 yields the protein MKAFSPVRSVRKNSLSDHGLGISRSKTPVDDPMSLLYNMNDCYSKLKELVPSIPQNKKVTKMEILQHVIDYILDLQIALDSHPTIVSLHHQRPGQNQASRTPLTTLNTDISILSLQASEFPSELMSNDSKVLCG from the exons ATGAAAGCCTTCAGTCCGGTGAGGTCCGTTAGGAAAAACAGCCTGTCGGACCACGGCTTGGGCATCTCCCGGAGCAAGACCCCGGTAGACGACCCGATGAGCCTGCTGTACAACATGAACGACTGCTACTCCAAGCTCAAGGAACTGGTGCCCAGCATCCCGCAGAACAAGAAGGTGACCAAGATGGAAATCCTGCAGCACGTCATCGATTACATCCTGGACCTGCAGATCGCCCTGGACTCTCACCCCACGATCGTCAGCCTGCACCACCAGAGACCTGGACAGAACCAGGCGTCCAGGACGCCGCTGACCACCCTCAACACGGACATCAGCATTCTGTCCTTGCAG gcaTCTGAATTCCCTTCTGAGCTTATGTCGAATGATAGCAAAGTACTCTGTGGCTGA